ATCAGGTCGAGGACATGGGATTCATCCATGTTAACCGCCCTTGCGATCTCTTTGAGTTCGGGGTCTTCTGCTTTTCCGGACTGCAGCTCCTTTCTGGCTTTTTCTATCTGCACCAGTTCATTCGCACGGTTAAGGGGAAGCCGTATCATCCTGGATTTCTCGCAGATGGCTTTGAGAATTGCCTGCCGGATCCACCAGACAGCGTAGGAGATAAAGTGGTACCCCTTCTCCACATCAAAGCGCTCTATCGCATTCATCAGGCCTATATTGCCTTCGCTTATCAGGTCGGTCAGGGGCAGTCCCTGATTCTGGTATTTCTTGGCGACGTTGACCACAAAGCGCAGATTCGACTTGACGAGCATATCCTTGGCATACTGTTCGCCCCTGGCAGCAGCTCTGGCGTACTTATCCTCTTCTTCCCTGGTCAGAAGGGGGATCTGATTGATCTCCTTCAGATACATGGAAAGGACGTTTTCGTCATCGTATGTAC
This window of the Marispirochaeta aestuarii genome carries:
- a CDS encoding sigma-70 family RNA polymerase sigma factor, coding for MAQNRRYNGTRSTYDDENVLSMYLKEINQIPLLTREEEDKYARAAARGEQYAKDMLVKSNLRFVVNVAKKYQNQGLPLTDLISEGNIGLMNAIERFDVEKGYHFISYAVWWIRQAILKAICEKSRMIRLPLNRANELVQIEKARKELQSGKAEDPELKEIARAVNMDESHVLDLINISRDLVSLETPVYNEKDSSQLGDFIEDSGYEHPEDAAIEHSLIEDINEVLNTLTEKESEIIQYRFGLNGFSPLSLKEIGDKYNLTKERIRQIEKKAIKRLQHPSRSQYLEAYTA